In one Lentimicrobiaceae bacterium genomic region, the following are encoded:
- a CDS encoding peptide MFS transporter has translation MFKGHPKGLFVLFFSNMGERFGYYTMLAIFTLFLQDHFGWDETRAAGLYGIFLAAIYFAPLLGGVIADAWLGYGKTVTIGIITMGLGYALLSQTGANPTSMYIALAIIALGVGLFKGNLVVIVGNLYENSKIGHLRDAAFNIFYMGINIGAMFAPHVARFLKNLMMHNEGFVYNSAIPKIANDVIAGNQVTPENLQKIQQMAGTTDMTSVADFAQRYLDAMAHGYNWGFAAAGISMLISIVIFIAFKKHFKHADYMQKDKIKTGEAVELTPKQIRDRILALLLVFVIVIFFWMAFHQNGSTLTFFAKNYTNLSASKYTFLLFNIPSLLAIFAIILGLVSIINKETKAKFKAIGAAFVVAGLAYIIYMLRITNGDMIDPELFQSFNPMFVVFLTPVIVGFFLWLHNKNTEPSAPSKIGIGMVITAIGFAIMMYASYTLPSVKELGGNAIDQSLAVSPYWLISTYFTLTIAELFLSPMGLSFVSKVAPPKLRGTMQAGWLSATAIGNYLAGFIGRFYKNWELWQFFMLLVIVAIVSAAIMFSIMHIIKRAATS, from the coding sequence ATGTTTAAAGGCCATCCGAAAGGACTTTTTGTATTGTTTTTTTCAAACATGGGAGAACGCTTTGGTTATTATACCATGCTGGCGATTTTTACCCTGTTTTTGCAGGATCATTTTGGCTGGGACGAAACCCGTGCCGCCGGATTGTATGGTATTTTCCTTGCAGCAATTTATTTTGCCCCTTTACTTGGTGGAGTAATTGCCGACGCATGGTTAGGCTATGGTAAAACGGTTACAATCGGAATTATTACCATGGGCTTGGGTTATGCACTGCTATCACAAACAGGTGCAAATCCAACAAGTATGTATATTGCCCTGGCAATTATTGCCCTTGGCGTAGGATTATTTAAAGGTAATCTGGTAGTTATTGTAGGAAACTTATATGAAAATTCCAAGATAGGACATTTGCGCGATGCGGCATTCAATATTTTTTACATGGGTATAAACATAGGAGCAATGTTTGCTCCACATGTTGCCCGTTTCTTGAAAAACCTTATGATGCACAACGAAGGTTTTGTATATAATTCAGCTATTCCTAAGATAGCCAACGATGTAATCGCCGGAAACCAGGTTACTCCAGAAAATCTCCAGAAAATACAACAAATGGCAGGAACAACGGATATGACTTCGGTAGCCGATTTCGCCCAGCGTTACTTAGATGCTATGGCACATGGCTATAATTGGGGTTTTGCCGCAGCCGGCATTTCCATGCTCATTTCCATCGTTATTTTTATTGCATTTAAAAAACATTTCAAACATGCCGATTATATGCAAAAGGATAAAATCAAAACAGGAGAAGCCGTAGAATTAACACCTAAGCAAATTCGCGACCGCATATTGGCATTGTTGCTCGTTTTCGTTATCGTTATTTTCTTCTGGATGGCTTTCCATCAAAATGGTTCAACTCTTACATTCTTTGCAAAAAATTATACGAATCTGAGTGCAAGTAAATACACTTTCCTCCTTTTCAATATTCCGAGTCTATTAGCCATTTTTGCGATCATTCTTGGTTTAGTATCAATCATCAATAAAGAAACAAAAGCAAAATTTAAAGCTATAGGTGCGGCATTTGTTGTTGCAGGCTTGGCTTACATCATTTATATGCTTAGAATTACAAACGGAGATATGATAGATCCGGAACTTTTCCAATCATTTAACCCCATGTTTGTAGTATTTCTTACGCCTGTAATTGTAGGATTTTTCCTTTGGTTACATAATAAAAACACAGAACCTTCCGCCCCAAGTAAGATAGGTATTGGTATGGTAATTACAGCAATTGGCTTCGCTATCATGATGTATGCCTCATATACACTTCCAAGTGTAAAAGAATTGGGTGGGAATGCCATTGATCAGTCTCTCGCAGTAAGTCCATACTGGCTGATTTCAACTTATTTTACCTTAACAATTGCCGAGTTATTCCTTAGCCCGATGGGATTATCATTTGTTTCCAAGGTTGCGCCTCCCAAGCTAAGAGGAACTATGCAGGCTGGCTGGCTGAGTGCTACTGCTATCGGCAACTATTTAGCCGGTTTTATCGGACGGTTTTATAAAAATTGGGAACTATGGCAGTTTTTTATGTTGTTGGTTATTGTGGCTATTGTTTCAGCAGCCATTATGTTTTCGATAATGCACATTATCAAAAGAGCAGCAACATCTTAA
- a CDS encoding S9 family peptidase has translation MTKRIVLWITTALFLGLQGIVFAQNPIKDISLEDIWRSRKFYPAFTGEVRSMNDGEHYCTNENDSIFLYFYKTGEKDKLLVAGNQLIPEGAKDPLSIDEFNFSNDETKMLIATETEPIYRRSSKSLYYVWDFTTQKLAPVSDKGKQRLADLSPDGTKIAFVRDNNLFLKDLLNNTERQITADGLQNSIINGATDWVYEEEFEFSKAFFWSPDGTKIAFYRFDESKVKEFSMTMWGDLYPEEYKFKYPKAGEANSIVNIFVYDITTGSTVKMDIGNITDQYIPRIKWTNIPDVLCIYRMNRLQNKLELLFTNPTTGISKVIYTEENKYYIEINDHLTFLKNNKHFILSSEKDGYRHIYLYDMQGNLVRQLTSGNWEVIDIKGVDESKGIVYYISTETSPLDRNLYAVNLSGKGKKRLSTCNGTFDAEFSRNFKYYVGNYSDANTPPSTTLYRINGRVIKVLNDNAELKKVISEYGFIRQEFFTIKTSEDIELNAYMIKPANFDSTKKYPVLINVYGGPGSQTVQNTWDYFDFVWYQMLAQKGYISVSVDNRGTGARGEAFKKCTYMQMGKYETIDQIDAALFLGTLPYVDKNRIGIWGWSFGGFMTASCLTKGADVFKTGIAVAPVTNWRYYDNIYTERFMRTPQENPSGYDDNSPINYAKNLKGKFLLVHGTCDDNVHVQNSMDLITALVNNNRQFEMQFYPNKNHGIYGGFTRLHLYKRMTDFLLNNL, from the coding sequence ATGACAAAACGAATTGTATTATGGATTACAACTGCCTTGTTTTTAGGGCTACAAGGTATCGTTTTTGCACAAAATCCCATAAAGGATATTTCCCTCGAAGACATATGGCGAAGCAGGAAATTCTATCCGGCTTTTACAGGGGAAGTTCGCAGTATGAATGATGGCGAGCACTACTGCACAAACGAGAACGATTCTATTTTTCTCTATTTCTACAAAACGGGTGAAAAAGACAAGCTGCTGGTTGCCGGCAACCAGCTAATCCCCGAAGGAGCAAAAGACCCTCTTTCTATAGATGAGTTTAACTTCAGCAATGATGAAACCAAAATGCTGATAGCCACAGAAACCGAACCTATTTACCGCAGGTCATCAAAATCGTTGTATTATGTTTGGGATTTTACCACACAAAAACTTGCCCCCGTTTCGGATAAAGGTAAACAACGCCTCGCAGATTTGTCTCCCGACGGAACAAAAATTGCGTTTGTTAGAGATAATAATCTTTTTTTAAAGGATTTACTGAATAATACCGAAAGGCAAATCACTGCCGATGGTTTGCAAAACAGTATCATTAACGGTGCTACCGATTGGGTGTATGAGGAAGAGTTTGAATTCTCAAAAGCATTTTTCTGGTCGCCCGATGGGACAAAGATTGCATTTTATCGCTTTGATGAAAGCAAAGTGAAGGAATTTTCGATGACAATGTGGGGCGATTTATACCCCGAAGAATACAAATTTAAATATCCCAAAGCCGGGGAAGCCAACTCGATAGTTAACATTTTTGTTTACGACATTACCACCGGTTCTACTGTGAAAATGGATATAGGGAATATTACCGACCAGTATATTCCCCGCATTAAATGGACAAATATTCCTGATGTTCTCTGCATTTACCGGATGAACCGGCTACAAAACAAACTTGAATTGCTTTTTACCAACCCCACGACCGGCATATCAAAAGTAATATATACTGAAGAAAACAAATACTACATCGAAATCAACGATCATCTCACTTTCTTAAAAAACAACAAACATTTTATTTTATCCAGCGAAAAAGATGGTTACAGGCATATTTACCTGTATGACATGCAGGGAAACCTTGTTCGCCAACTCACCTCCGGGAATTGGGAAGTTATCGACATCAAAGGAGTGGACGAAAGCAAAGGTATTGTATATTACATTTCTACTGAAACTTCGCCGCTCGACCGCAATCTTTATGCTGTAAACCTCAGCGGAAAAGGCAAAAAACGGCTTTCAACATGCAACGGTACTTTTGATGCCGAATTTAGCCGTAACTTTAAGTATTACGTGGGTAATTACTCCGATGCCAATACTCCTCCAAGCACTACTTTATATAGAATCAATGGAAGGGTTATCAAGGTTTTAAACGATAATGCCGAATTAAAAAAAGTTATAAGTGAATACGGTTTCATCAGGCAGGAATTTTTTACAATCAAAACAAGCGAAGATATTGAACTTAATGCTTACATGATAAAGCCGGCAAATTTCGACAGTACCAAAAAATATCCTGTACTTATAAATGTGTATGGAGGTCCGGGCTCACAAACGGTACAGAATACCTGGGACTATTTCGACTTTGTCTGGTACCAGATGTTGGCACAAAAAGGCTATATCAGTGTTTCGGTTGACAACCGGGGAACAGGTGCCCGAGGCGAAGCGTTTAAAAAATGCACCTACATGCAAATGGGTAAATACGAAACTATTGACCAGATTGATGCCGCTTTGTTCCTGGGAACCCTACCTTACGTTGACAAAAATCGTATTGGAATATGGGGCTGGAGCTTCGGTGGTTTTATGACTGCTTCGTGTCTTACAAAAGGTGCTGACGTTTTCAAAACTGGCATTGCTGTAGCACCGGTTACCAACTGGAGATATTACGATAATATTTACACTGAGCGATTTATGCGCACACCACAGGAAAATCCTTCAGGATATGATGATAATTCTCCTATTAATTACGCTAAAAATTTGAAGGGTAAATTTTTATTGGTTCACGGAACTTGCGACGATAACGTGCATGTGCAAAATTCGATGGATTTGATTACTGCTCTTGTAAATAATAACCGTCAGTTCGAAATGCAGTTTTATCCCAACAAAAACCACGGTATTTATGGAGGTTTTACCCGTTTGCATCTTTATAAACGCATGACCGATTTCCTCCTTAATAACCTCTAA
- a CDS encoding DUF3127 domain-containing protein: MDIKGKVIRILPLVTGEGKNGPWKKQEFVIETQAQFPKKVCFSLWSEKVEQFKINEGEQITVFFDLESREYNSRWFTEARAWKIEKEMQETYQQSRADEYSDIPPEPPISDDLPF, translated from the coding sequence ATGGACATTAAAGGAAAAGTTATTCGTATTTTACCTCTTGTAACCGGAGAAGGCAAAAATGGTCCCTGGAAAAAACAGGAATTTGTTATTGAAACCCAGGCGCAATTTCCCAAAAAAGTATGCTTTTCGCTGTGGAGTGAAAAAGTTGAACAATTTAAAATTAATGAAGGAGAACAAATTACAGTTTTCTTTGATTTGGAAAGCCGCGAATACAACAGCAGGTGGTTTACAGAAGCAAGAGCTTGGAAAATAGAAAAAGAAATGCAGGAAACGTATCAGCAAAGTCGTGCTGACGAATATTCCGACATTCCGCCGGAACCACCCATAAGCGATGATCTGCCATTTTAA
- a CDS encoding 4Fe-4S binding protein, translated as MSKRKKINFCRKPLQWAILLLLVYLLVRPFFDKQYISDFEAYCPFGGMQAFATFLANNTLACSMTLLQIAMGIALIAGTILVSKMFCSFICPIGFFTEFLGKWGKKLKMQYTFSGIPDRLLRSLKYILFFLTFYFTMTTSELFCKKYDPYYAVFSGFSVDVMVWYALAALFVTIAGSFFIHQFWCKYVCPLGAVANTFSFTLVFIIITGLYFLYNIVFQLHWSIYLAAIAISAYTIELLKMKTGFFPLFRVTRNPDKCTQCKICDKTCPMAIPVSSLTTVNHIDCHLCTDCVTQCPEKGALLINKRKLTFLPPLVVVILIVAALIFASITEIPTVNIRWGEPDQQKKSNVFIQEGLSSIKCFGSATSFIEQMKNVKGVTGVAAFVKSHSAKIYFDPKLTSPFAIRKAIFTPVITFISEPEKSKNTVTIAEIGIYNFLDANDELLFYEKLKQQGAFYGFETEFGEPIKIRIFFDNGKITPDMIVDIIEKEEIKLKIDGQELIEKTHFKVAQGEVRIADISKSVFYQRMFTPVDDTFNNFDSFSPEQLAVVEIVLPELLIPAMQDKLLYLESHLSGNDGIVRLQTQLNYDKPLLRIHYVIAKVQAKEVYKLLSDKKITVYYKKGKTEVMDNPFDIPLHK; from the coding sequence ATGAGCAAAAGAAAAAAAATCAATTTTTGCAGGAAACCCCTGCAATGGGCAATCTTGTTATTATTGGTATATTTACTGGTACGACCTTTTTTTGACAAACAATATATATCTGATTTTGAAGCGTACTGCCCCTTCGGAGGAATGCAGGCGTTTGCCACTTTTTTAGCCAATAACACCCTTGCCTGTTCTATGACACTCTTGCAGATTGCCATGGGAATTGCACTTATTGCTGGGACTATCCTTGTCAGCAAGATGTTTTGCAGTTTTATTTGTCCCATTGGTTTTTTTACCGAATTTTTGGGAAAATGGGGTAAAAAACTTAAAATGCAATATACCTTTTCAGGTATCCCTGATCGTTTGCTCAGAAGTTTAAAATACATACTGTTTTTTTTAACATTTTACTTTACAATGACCACCAGCGAGTTGTTTTGTAAAAAATACGATCCTTACTATGCTGTTTTTTCCGGTTTTTCTGTGGATGTAATGGTGTGGTATGCTCTGGCGGCGCTTTTTGTTACTATCGCAGGTTCATTTTTTATTCACCAGTTTTGGTGCAAATATGTTTGCCCTCTGGGAGCTGTTGCTAATACATTTTCTTTTACTTTGGTTTTCATCATTATTACCGGGCTGTATTTTTTGTATAATATTGTATTTCAATTACATTGGTCAATTTATCTTGCTGCAATTGCAATTTCTGCTTATACGATTGAACTGTTAAAAATGAAAACAGGCTTTTTCCCTCTTTTCAGAGTAACTCGAAATCCGGACAAATGTACCCAATGCAAAATTTGCGATAAAACCTGTCCGATGGCGATTCCGGTTTCCTCTCTTACAACTGTAAATCATATTGATTGTCATCTTTGTACTGATTGTGTTACGCAATGTCCGGAAAAAGGAGCTTTGCTTATTAACAAACGGAAACTTACTTTCCTGCCACCGTTGGTTGTTGTAATTCTTATTGTTGCCGCCCTGATTTTTGCTTCCATAACAGAAATTCCTACCGTAAACATACGATGGGGAGAGCCTGATCAGCAAAAAAAATCTAATGTTTTCATCCAGGAGGGATTAAGCAGTATAAAATGCTTTGGAAGCGCCACATCATTCATCGAACAGATGAAAAATGTGAAAGGAGTAACAGGAGTAGCGGCTTTTGTTAAATCTCATTCTGCAAAGATTTATTTTGATCCCAAACTTACCAGTCCTTTTGCCATTAGAAAAGCCATTTTTACGCCCGTAATTACCTTCATATCAGAACCTGAAAAATCGAAAAATACTGTAACCATTGCAGAAATAGGAATATATAACTTCTTAGATGCCAATGACGAGTTATTGTTTTACGAAAAACTAAAGCAGCAGGGTGCGTTTTACGGCTTCGAAACCGAGTTTGGAGAACCGATAAAAATTCGTATTTTTTTCGACAATGGGAAAATAACTCCGGATATGATTGTTGATATTATTGAAAAAGAAGAGATTAAGCTAAAGATAGATGGACAGGAACTCATTGAAAAAACGCATTTTAAGGTAGCTCAGGGAGAAGTCCGGATTGCGGATATCAGCAAATCGGTTTTCTATCAAAGGATGTTTACCCCAGTTGATGATACTTTTAATAACTTTGATTCGTTTTCGCCTGAGCAACTGGCTGTGGTGGAAATTGTTCTGCCGGAATTGCTTATCCCTGCCATGCAGGATAAGCTTTTGTACCTTGAAAGTCACCTTTCAGGCAACGATGGAATTGTAAGACTGCAAACGCAACTTAACTATGACAAACCCTTGTTGCGAATACATTACGTTATTGCAAAAGTGCAGGCAAAAGAAGTTTATAAATTATTATCGGATAAAAAAATTACAGTGTATTACAAAAAAGGAAAAACAGAAGTTATGGATAATCCTTTCGATATCCCTTTACATAAATAA
- a CDS encoding endonuclease: MLICPRILIIIVLSVFSFLPPAIAQSPERLRIMFYNTENLFDPFGDSISEYNAFTARGEMYWTFGKFSKKIINLYKTIVAVGEWNAPCLVGLCEIENRFVLNWLTRQTPLSQFGYRIIQHDSPDRRGIDVALLYRAKQAVLLHEEFLRISIPGDSIFKTRDVLYAKFLMLQSDTLHVFVVHLPSKIGGAVPTSSKRESVAIQIIRKTDSVFRHNGNSNIVIMGDFNDSPSSNLLTDFFEADKISDNIAPSKLYNLMEKYKNKPAYGTHKFRGNWTIIDQILVSGNLLLNNNFFIVENKAYIFSSDFLLEDDPVNTGKKPFRTYEGFRYKGGFSDHLPVYTDIIKK; this comes from the coding sequence ATGTTAATCTGCCCTCGGATACTGATTATCATTGTGCTGTCGGTATTTTCATTTTTACCACCTGCAATAGCACAATCGCCTGAACGGTTGCGTATTATGTTTTACAATACTGAAAACTTATTTGACCCTTTCGGAGACAGTATTTCGGAATACAATGCTTTTACAGCCCGGGGAGAAATGTACTGGACATTTGGAAAATTCAGCAAAAAGATAATCAACCTGTATAAAACCATCGTCGCTGTCGGTGAATGGAATGCTCCATGCCTGGTGGGTTTATGCGAAATTGAAAACCGTTTTGTTTTGAACTGGCTTACCCGGCAAACACCTCTCAGTCAGTTTGGTTACCGGATAATTCAACACGATTCGCCTGACAGGAGAGGGATTGACGTGGCTTTGCTATATAGGGCAAAGCAAGCGGTACTGTTACATGAGGAATTTCTACGTATTTCAATACCAGGAGATAGCATTTTCAAAACCAGAGATGTTCTTTATGCCAAATTTTTAATGTTGCAAAGTGATACACTTCATGTTTTTGTCGTACATCTGCCTTCCAAAATAGGAGGTGCTGTTCCAACCTCTTCGAAACGTGAGTCTGTAGCGATACAGATTATAAGAAAAACTGATTCCGTTTTCAGACACAATGGAAACTCCAATATTGTAATTATGGGCGATTTTAATGACTCCCCCTCCAGTAATTTACTTACTGATTTTTTTGAAGCAGATAAAATTTCCGACAACATAGCCCCTTCAAAATTGTACAATCTGATGGAAAAGTATAAAAATAAACCTGCTTATGGAACACATAAATTCCGGGGTAATTGGACAATTATTGATCAAATTCTTGTCTCTGGTAATTTATTACTAAATAACAATTTCTTTATTGTAGAAAACAAAGCATATATTTTCAGTTCTGATTTTCTTTTGGAAGACGACCCTGTTAATACAGGCAAAAAACCTTTCAGAACATACGAAGGTTTCAGGTATAAAGGAGGCTTCAGTGATCATTTGCCTGTTTATACCGATATTATCAAAAAGTGA
- a CDS encoding WbqC family protein gives MPLFSLFSTAYFPPVEYFVQLLVADSAYIELYESYSKQSYRNRCCIAGRQGKQTLSIPVNKITGNHTLTKDITIDFSTRWQQIHFRSIEAAYNNSPFFLFYRDAIAGFFENPPRRLIDFNTMITRKILEWLKAEREIHFTESFIKNPENCYDFRFSIHPKTDTEMDFPVYTQVFSFSTGFSPNLSILDVLCNEGPGTMHYLQQIICNLPRK, from the coding sequence ATGCCGCTTTTCTCATTATTTTCTACCGCTTATTTTCCCCCGGTTGAATATTTTGTCCAACTGCTTGTTGCCGATAGTGCTTATATCGAGTTGTATGAAAGTTATTCCAAACAAAGTTACCGCAACCGATGTTGTATTGCTGGTCGGCAGGGAAAGCAAACCCTAAGTATCCCGGTAAATAAAATTACAGGAAACCATACACTTACAAAAGATATTACTATAGACTTTTCTACCCGTTGGCAACAAATCCATTTCCGTTCTATTGAAGCCGCTTATAATAATTCTCCGTTTTTTTTATTTTACCGTGATGCTATTGCCGGTTTCTTTGAAAATCCTCCACGGCGGCTTATTGATTTTAACACAATGATTACCCGCAAAATCCTTGAGTGGCTCAAAGCAGAAAGGGAGATTCATTTTACTGAATCCTTCATAAAAAATCCTGAAAATTGTTACGATTTCCGCTTCTCCATCCACCCTAAAACGGATACTGAAATGGATTTTCCGGTGTACACCCAGGTGTTCTCTTTTTCAACTGGTTTTTCCCCCAATTTGAGCATCCTGGATGTATTATGTAACGAAGGTCCTGGTACAATGCATTATCTACAACAAATTATCTGCAACTTACCCAGAAAGTAA